One segment of Trichlorobacter ammonificans DNA contains the following:
- a CDS encoding GH3 family domain-containing protein: MFAALTPLLRLPVRMAALRRARSFHSRDPRGAQRALLPWLVSRATVTAFGQQHGFPALAGLSPERLYRQYCRQVPIRTYRQFWDSYFGPCLQNRHDGKKLELRDLTWPGLIPWLCETSGTTAPTKYIPFSNDMFAANRRAALDMMACYLAAKPESRLIGNTMLYMAGPTSLTRMGDGVQSGDMSAITLQQRPFWLEPFVEPKEPLSSATWEQRLGGMARLLIEDRRIRAISGVPPWILLLLKQVELLSGRSVSNVLPHLELIIHGGASLAPYRDEFLTLFGERMPDLLELLPSSEAFMGFQAQGEQGMRLTPFYGCFFEFVPMEQLDESGAPQADAVAVPLWEVVPGQRYAVILSTCAGLWRYHIGDTLRFLDTEQYRIEFTGRDKFLDRFEEKVTQGEAEAAVAAANEQLGIAVREFMVGPDIGARRHCWVLACRSRAVSAAQVSAFLDRALMTANADYATFRSQGRIHAPLTLLADEDLIYRWSQEARGKLGGQSKIPHIDPTPTGGMVADLRTYIQQHSSR, encoded by the coding sequence ATGTTTGCGGCGCTCACCCCTCTGCTTCGTCTGCCGGTACGGATGGCAGCTCTCCGCCGCGCCCGCAGTTTTCATAGTCGCGATCCCCGTGGAGCACAGCGGGCACTGCTGCCCTGGCTGGTGTCTCGTGCAACTGTCACGGCTTTCGGGCAACAGCACGGTTTTCCGGCCCTTGCCGGCCTGTCGCCGGAACGCTTGTACCGGCAGTATTGCCGTCAGGTGCCGATCCGTACCTACCGCCAGTTCTGGGACAGCTATTTCGGCCCCTGCCTGCAGAACCGGCATGACGGGAAAAAGCTCGAGTTGCGTGACCTGACCTGGCCGGGCCTGATTCCCTGGTTGTGTGAAACCTCCGGCACCACGGCCCCCACAAAATACATCCCTTTCAGCAACGACATGTTTGCCGCCAACAGACGGGCAGCGCTGGATATGATGGCCTGTTATCTGGCCGCCAAACCGGAGAGCAGACTGATCGGCAACACGATGCTCTACATGGCCGGCCCCACCAGCCTGACCAGGATGGGCGACGGTGTACAGTCCGGCGATATGAGTGCCATAACCCTGCAACAACGTCCCTTCTGGCTTGAACCGTTTGTGGAGCCGAAGGAGCCGCTCTCGTCAGCCACCTGGGAGCAGCGGCTGGGCGGCATGGCCCGCCTGCTGATTGAAGACCGGCGTATCAGGGCGATTTCCGGGGTTCCGCCCTGGATACTCCTGCTGCTGAAACAGGTTGAACTGCTGTCAGGCCGGTCAGTGAGCAACGTATTGCCGCATCTTGAGCTGATCATCCACGGCGGTGCCAGTCTCGCTCCTTATCGGGATGAGTTTCTGACGTTGTTCGGAGAGCGGATGCCCGACCTCCTTGAACTGCTTCCATCCTCTGAAGCGTTCATGGGCTTTCAGGCGCAGGGAGAGCAGGGGATGCGTCTGACCCCTTTTTACGGCTGCTTTTTTGAATTTGTGCCAATGGAGCAGCTGGATGAAAGCGGCGCTCCACAGGCGGATGCCGTTGCGGTGCCGTTGTGGGAGGTGGTGCCGGGGCAGCGCTATGCCGTGATCCTCTCCACCTGCGCCGGACTCTGGCGCTACCATATCGGTGACACGCTGCGCTTTCTGGATACCGAACAGTACCGGATCGAGTTCACCGGACGGGATAAGTTTCTTGACCGCTTTGAGGAAAAGGTGACCCAGGGAGAGGCTGAGGCGGCGGTGGCGGCGGCCAATGAGCAGTTGGGTATTGCTGTGCGGGAGTTCATGGTGGGGCCGGATATCGGCGCCCGGCGGCATTGCTGGGTGCTGGCCTGCCGCTCCAGGGCTGTTTCTGCGGCACAGGTATCCGCTTTTCTTGATCGCGCGCTGATGACGGCAAATGCCGATTATGCAACATTCCGCAGCCAGGGGCGGATTCATGCGCCGCTAACGCTGCTGGCTGATGAAGATCTGATCTATCGCTGGTCACAAGAAGCGCGGGGCAAGCTGGGGGGGCAAAGCAAGATACCCCATATCGATCCCACCCCGACCGGCGGGATGGTGGCTGACCTGCGCACGTATATTCAACAGCACAGCAGCCGATAG
- a CDS encoding alpha/beta fold hydrolase, with product MKQMLERHIPPLAARHPALMTVASATAGLLRSMAIKLYRPRHRPREQALWERYPSLPAVRCQLYREKSAGSNPTIVIGGFVPDATEAVEFQRPTLRRHGSIYYLNFPRNGFSQELFEGQLADLIDDLALNGERPALMAVSFGAGLLVEFLRRAPESIHEKIRGLVLVSPVLCTADLIRAAGERSGGVRMLESNLRKIMGADPANEYDLNRQLERARRCFQALFEAGAENRPLTTRHLTIRSRIFEVLEQTSNLGGYERVLALKRFAVPCGQRSIYSGPSLLLVAEDEESVLVPSSPTLCLVRDHERLRVMLPDVRLRKVSSPDAADPVAHASLIFHHHAFNPLLEDWLERLHRHPLWAVV from the coding sequence ATGAAGCAGATGCTTGAGCGACACATCCCCCCCTTGGCTGCGCGCCATCCCGCGTTGATGACGGTGGCATCGGCAACGGCAGGGCTTTTGCGCAGCATGGCCATCAAGCTCTACCGTCCCCGCCACCGCCCCCGTGAGCAGGCGCTGTGGGAACGATATCCCAGCCTCCCGGCGGTCCGCTGTCAACTGTACCGGGAGAAGTCGGCAGGCTCCAACCCCACCATCGTCATTGGCGGGTTTGTGCCGGATGCCACGGAAGCGGTGGAATTCCAGCGTCCAACTCTGCGCCGTCATGGTTCCATCTATTACCTGAACTTTCCCCGTAACGGTTTCAGTCAGGAACTGTTTGAGGGGCAGCTGGCCGACCTGATCGACGATCTGGCACTGAACGGGGAGCGTCCGGCACTTATGGCTGTCAGCTTTGGTGCCGGTCTGCTGGTGGAGTTCCTGCGTCGCGCACCTGAGAGTATTCATGAAAAGATACGTGGTCTGGTGCTGGTCAGTCCGGTGCTCTGCACTGCCGACCTGATCCGTGCCGCTGGGGAGCGCAGCGGCGGGGTACGCATGCTGGAGTCCAACCTGCGCAAGATCATGGGCGCCGACCCGGCCAACGAGTATGACCTGAACCGCCAGCTGGAGCGGGCCCGGCGTTGCTTCCAGGCCCTTTTCGAAGCAGGGGCGGAGAACCGGCCGCTCACCACCCGGCACCTTACCATCCGCAGCAGGATTTTTGAGGTGCTGGAACAAACCTCCAATCTGGGAGGATACGAACGGGTGCTGGCCCTGAAACGCTTTGCCGTCCCCTGTGGGCAGCGCAGCATTTACAGCGGCCCCAGCCTGCTGCTAGTGGCCGAGGATGAAGAAAGCGTACTGGTACCATCCTCCCCGACGCTCTGCCTGGTGCGTGACCACGAGCGGTTACGGGTGATGCTGCCGGATGTGCGGCTGCGCAAGGTCTCGTCGCCGGATGCCGCGGACCCGGTGGCCCATGCCTCACTGATCTTCCACCATCATGCCTTCAACCCGCTGCTGGAGGATTGGCTGGAACGGTTGCACCGTCATCCCCTCTGGGCAGTTGTCTGA
- the sixA gene encoding phosphohistidine phosphatase SixA, with protein MQIYFVRHAETVESAENLPDEMRYLSKRGRKQICKQAKNLKGHKVKPTLILTSPLARAVQTAELLAAELKTAQIVVHPSLLPDTEPDVIAEMITEIGPLKALMVVGHDPQLSAVAAQLLGYEHVSRFQKGSCLALSWKPGEHAAFMWSATSNGKIRRHNR; from the coding sequence ATGCAGATTTATTTTGTACGACATGCTGAGACTGTAGAGAGTGCGGAAAACCTTCCGGACGAAATGCGGTATCTGAGTAAACGAGGACGCAAACAGATCTGTAAACAGGCTAAAAACCTGAAGGGTCACAAGGTAAAGCCCACTCTGATACTGACCAGTCCGCTGGCACGGGCAGTTCAGACAGCAGAACTGCTGGCTGCGGAGTTGAAAACTGCGCAGATTGTCGTGCACCCCAGCCTGCTGCCCGACACGGAACCGGATGTAATAGCGGAGATGATTACGGAAATAGGGCCGCTCAAGGCTCTGATGGTGGTTGGTCACGATCCGCAACTGTCTGCCGTGGCAGCGCAGCTTCTAGGCTACGAACATGTCTCCAGGTTCCAGAAGGGGAGTTGCCTTGCCCTTTCCTGGAAGCCGGGTGAACATGCCGCTTTCATGTGGTCCGCTACCAGCAACGGTAAGATCCGAAGGCATAACAGGTAG